DNA from Desulfotomaculum sp.:
GCTTATATTGTTTTTAATAAAATCGACCTCGGAACTGGAGAAGTGCAGGAACTCGCTGCAATGTACGGAAAAATCGGCTACAGTGTATTTTTGACCAGCGCAAAGGAAAAAACAGGAACAGATAAACTGCGTGAAATTCTTTCAAATGGCATAACCGTGCTGGCTGGTCCTTCCGGAGTGGGAAAGAGCAGCCTTTTAAATGCTGTTTCACCGGGCTTGATGCTGAAGACCGGCGCCATTAGCGGCAAAGCGGGCACGGGCAGGCATACTACCCGTCATGTCGAATTGCTGCCTCTTTCCGAAGGAGGATTTGTGGCAGACACACCCGGTTTTTCCAAACTTGGTCTCCCGGAAGTGGACCGGGTTGAGCTCGCCGGGCTGTTCCCGGAATTCGAGCCATATATATACGCATGCCAGTTTACTGGTTGTCTGCATATGCAGGAACCCGGCTGCGCCGTAAAAGAAGCTCTTCAAGCGGGAGAAATCAGCAGCATGCGGTATAAGAATTACCTGAGACTGTTAAATGAAATTGCCGGGCGGGAAAGGAGATACCTGAAATGATCAAAATAGCGCCTTCGATTCTTTCCGCCGATTTTGCAAATCTCATGGCGGAAGTAAAGAAAATAGAAAACAGCGGCGCCGATTACCTGCATGTTGACGTGATGGACGGCTGCTTTGTGCCCAATATAACTTTTGGGCCGGTGGTTGTACAAGCTCTTCGTCCCCACTGGGCGCTGCCGATTGATGTCCACCTGATGATTGAAGAACCGGGCAGGCATTTAGATAGCTTTATTGCGGCAGGCGCCGACCTGATCACAGTTCACGCAGAGGCTGACAGGCACCTTCACCGCACACTGAAATATATCAAGGACCGCGGCAGAAAGGCCGGAGCAGCGATAAATCCGTCTACCCACCATTCATGCCTGGAATATATCCTGCCGTTTGTTGATCTGATTGTGATTATGTCTGTAAACCCTGGTTTTGGCGGGCA
Protein-coding regions in this window:
- the rsgA gene encoding ribosome small subunit-dependent GTPase A encodes the protein MLTQGVVVKVYGGFYYIRAGNAVWECVLRGRFRIGQQRVLVGDNVEFIIQNERSGIVETVFPRRNALLRPRVVNVEQAVIVLATRNPYPNPLLLDRFLIQAKDAGIRAYIVFNKIDLGTGEVQELAAMYGKIGYSVFLTSAKEKTGTDKLREILSNGITVLAGPSGVGKSSLLNAVSPGLMLKTGAISGKAGTGRHTTRHVELLPLSEGGFVADTPGFSKLGLPEVDRVELAGLFPEFEPYIYACQFTGCLHMQEPGCAVKEALQAGEISSMRYKNYLRLLNEIAGRERRYLK
- a CDS encoding ribulose-phosphate 3-epimerase is translated as MIKIAPSILSADFANLMAEVKKIENSGADYLHVDVMDGCFVPNITFGPVVVQALRPHWALPIDVHLMIEEPGRHLDSFIAAGADLITVHAEADRHLHRTLKYIKDRGRKAGAAINPSTHHSCLEYILPFVDLIVIMSVNPGFGGQVFIPEVIPKIKAVKEILYTFGYNAEISVDGGIGPETVLSVVEAGANVVVAGSAVFGSPDPAQAVRNIKEAAARR